In Nymphaea colorata isolate Beijing-Zhang1983 chromosome 13, ASM883128v2, whole genome shotgun sequence, one DNA window encodes the following:
- the LOC116267255 gene encoding splicing factor SF3a60 homolog codes for MSSTLLEVTRSAHEEVERLERLVVKDLQKEPATARERLFQNHRVRHMIDSIFSTTEKLVEIYEDKDSARKDEIAALGGQTASGQNVFSAFYDRLKEIREYHRRHPVARVLDPAGDLEELLKEEPVIEFSGEEAFGRYLDLHELYNEFVNSKFAKVVEYSAYLDIFPQTHDIPRDLKLTRQYKDYLTHMLEYLISFFQRTEPLQDLNRIFSKVETEFEEQWEDNKVRGWENNGVENGQLFMIEPLIDLDYYDTAEELVNVGPEKLKEALAALGLKTGGTVQQRAERLFLTKNSPLEKLDRKHFAKGSQSLVQNSTAAPSQKTTAAKEVALMEAKMQKLCELLKETIIRTKENIEKKQALTYEEMEAEREEEEVQAESESDEEEQQIYNPLKLPMGWDGKPIPYWLYKLHGLGQEFKCEICGNHSYWGRRAFERHFKEPRHQHGMNCLGIPNTKNFNEITSIKEAKILWERIKERQGLNQWRPDLEEEYEDKEGNIYNKKTYTDLQRQGLI; via the exons atGTCGTCCACTTTGCTGGAGGTGACTCGGTCGGCTCACGAGGAGGTGGAGCGGCTCGAGCGGCTCGTAGTGAAGGACCTCCAGAAGGAGCCTGCAACTGCTAGAGAGCGTCTCTTCCAGAACCACCGCGTCCGCCACATGATTGATTCCATTTTCTCCACCACCGAGAAGCTG GTTGAGATATACGAGGATAAAGATAGTGCAAGGAAGGATGAGATTGCTGCACTTGGAGGTCAAACAGCAAGTGGGCAGAATGTATTCAGTGCCTTCTATGACAGATTGAAGGAG ATACGTGAGTACCATAGACGACATCCTGTTGCACGTGTCCTGGATCCAGCCGGAGATCTTGAAGAGCTACTTAAAGAAGAACCTGTTATTGAATTTAGTGgcgag GAAGCTTTTGGTCGCTACCTGGACTTGCATGAGTTGTATAATGAATTTGTTAATTCTAAGTTCGCAAAGGTTGTGGAATATTCTGCTTACTTGGACATCTTTCCACAAACTCATGATATACCGAGGGATTTGAAGTTGACAAG GCAATATAAAGACTATCTAACGCACATGTTAGAGtatctcatctctttctttcagCGAACAGAGCCTTTACAGGATCTCAACAGAATTTTTTCGAAG GTTGAGACGGAATTTGAAGAGCAATGGGAAGATAATAAGGTGCGAGGTTGGGAAAACAATGGTGTAGAAAATGGACAACTTTTTATGATTGAACCTCTAATTGATCTTGATTATTACGACACTGCAGAAGAACTGGTCAATGTAGGCCCTGAAAAATTGAAAGAG GCATTAGCAGCTCTCGGGTTAAAAACTGGGGGTACAGTTCAGCAGCGAGCAGAAAGGCTTTTCCTCACAAAG AATTCACCACTTGAGAAACTTGACAGAAAACATTTTGCCAAAGGCTCACAATCTTTAGTACAAAATAGTACAGCTGCTCCCTCCCAGAAAACTACTGCTGCAAAAGAGGTTGCACTCATGGAGGCTAAGATGCAAAAGCTTTGTGAATTGTTAAAAGAG ACAATCATACGGACAaaggaaaatattgaaaagaagCAAGCACTGACTTATGAAGAAATGGAGGCAGAGAGAGAAGAG GAGGAGGTCCAGGCTGAGAGTGAAAGCGATGAAGAAGAACAACAGATTTATAATCCTCTGAAACTACCCATGGGTTGGGATGGCAAACCTATTCCCTACTGGCTTTACAAGCTGCATGGCCTTGGCCAG GAATTCAAATGTGAGATATGTGGGAACCATAGTTACTGGGGACGAAGGGCTTTTGAACGACACTTTAAGGAGCCTCGTCATCAACATGGGATGAATTGCCTAGGTATCCCAAACACTAAGAACTTCAACGAGATTACATCTATTAAG GAAGCAAAGATTTTATGGGAGAGGATAAAGGAGCGGCAGGGCCTGAACCAATGGAGGCCAGATCTTGAGGAAGAGTACGAAgacaaagaaggaaacatcTATAACAAGAAAACATACACAGATCTTCAGCGTCAAGGCCTAATCTAA